A window of the Carnobacterium iners genome harbors these coding sequences:
- a CDS encoding replication initiation protein — protein sequence MAGRLNKKEVMISNADSIKKSNELSTSKLNQGLTLNQMQLLSYAIYSTQKDGSTTFIKADFEKKFGIDKYQTKHAKVDAQRILSIQAGLEDLENDSFEYWNVFRKMKYDNGTFTFLWDPEITPHILNLKDRYVLTDLTITAKFKSGFSWTLYDHLRGSYGCWYKSLTKDAVMKMFGVEEKKSYRENTGLLKKYVLDVAIAEINEFTELEVKYEEIKKGRSITGFKLIWSTGKGISKASQKQVDTLQSLVNIVLDDLLMYAEINDQTNRERALEIIRDFQSINYHFLDQELGLTSSHCNNLIKKSTDNLEALNSLLELEGKEQINTKVPLFNWLKN from the coding sequence ATGGCCGGAAGACTAAACAAAAAGGAAGTTATGATCAGCAATGCAGATAGTATTAAAAAGAGCAATGAGCTATCAACCTCAAAACTTAATCAAGGATTGACATTGAACCAAATGCAGTTGCTGTCCTATGCGATTTATTCTACACAAAAAGATGGTTCAACAACTTTTATCAAGGCTGATTTCGAGAAGAAATTTGGCATTGATAAATACCAAACCAAGCATGCAAAAGTTGACGCTCAAAGAATACTAAGTATTCAAGCTGGGTTGGAAGATTTAGAAAATGACTCATTCGAATACTGGAATGTTTTTAGGAAAATGAAGTATGATAATGGCACCTTTACGTTTCTTTGGGATCCAGAAATTACACCGCATATATTGAACTTGAAAGATAGGTATGTGCTGACTGACTTGACTATCACTGCAAAATTCAAAAGTGGTTTTAGTTGGACTTTGTACGACCATTTAAGAGGTTCTTACGGTTGTTGGTACAAGTCTTTGACAAAAGATGCTGTCATGAAAATGTTTGGTGTCGAGGAAAAGAAGAGTTACCGTGAAAATACGGGCCTTTTGAAAAAATATGTTCTCGATGTCGCAATTGCTGAAATCAACGAATTTACCGAATTAGAAGTGAAGTATGAGGAGATAAAGAAAGGACGTTCAATTACTGGATTCAAACTAATTTGGAGTACTGGTAAAGGAATTTCAAAAGCTTCGCAAAAGCAAGTTGATACATTACAAAGTCTTGTCAATATTGTTTTAGATGATTTATTGATGTACGCGGAAATTAATGATCAAACAAATCGAGAAAGAGCTTTAGAGATTATCCGGGATTTTCAGTCAATAAATTATCACTTTTTAGATCAAGAATTAGGGTTAACATCTAGTCATTGTAATAATCTCATTAAGAAATCAACTGATAATTTAGAAGCTTTAAATTCTTTATTAGAACTAGAAGGAAAAGAACAAATTAATACCAAAGTTCCATTGTTTAATTGGCTAAAAAATTAA
- a CDS encoding gauf-3-monomer, translating to MGTRLLERIKRNWTNRKWIVYGAIFAAYVKRDGSLLGVPGVLYFFGICFNWYLYSRLFNKVSKNK from the coding sequence ATGGGAACTAGACTATTAGAAAGAATTAAAAGGAATTGGACTAATAGAAAATGGATTGTTTATGGCGCTATCTTTGCTGCTTATGTCAAACGTGACGGTAGCTTATTAGGGGTTCCTGGTGTTTTGTACTTTTTTGGTATTTGTTTTAATTGGTATCTTTATTCGAGATTATTCAATAAAGTAAGTAAAAATAAATGA